A single window of Pontiella agarivorans DNA harbors:
- a CDS encoding uracil-xanthine permease family protein, whose protein sequence is MHEINTSKKLILGIQHVFAMFGATVLMPTLTGMDPSVALLAAGIGTFIFHGVTGGNVPVFLGSSFAFIGAIKAVAGEDGSGLPEALGGVICAGLVYVIMAGIVRLGGAGIIKRLFPPVVTGPVIMVIGLSLAPIGVGMASSDWLLSGVAILTIIAVSCFMKGFFKLVPILIGIFVGYALAAALGRVDYSALTEGSGLFIGAENFTFPKFSAGAIAAIMPIAIVSVMEHIGDITTNGAVVGKNFFEKPGLHRTLLGDGLATMVSGLFGGPPNTTYSENTGVLAVTKNYNPSVIRIAAGVAILLGIFSPVGAFLRTIPVAVMGGVSFILFGMIASVGIRTISNAQLNFNRSRNLMIVALILVCGLGGVSFSIAGVELKGIGLSALVGMIANLVLHIILPDDPDND, encoded by the coding sequence ATGCACGAAATTAACACGTCCAAAAAACTGATTTTGGGCATCCAGCATGTGTTTGCCATGTTCGGGGCAACCGTTTTAATGCCGACACTGACGGGGATGGATCCGAGTGTCGCACTACTGGCGGCGGGGATCGGCACCTTTATCTTTCATGGAGTGACCGGCGGTAACGTTCCGGTATTCCTGGGCTCGAGCTTTGCTTTTATCGGCGCGATCAAGGCCGTGGCCGGCGAGGACGGCAGCGGGTTGCCCGAAGCGCTGGGCGGTGTGATCTGCGCCGGTTTGGTGTATGTCATCATGGCGGGGATTGTACGACTCGGCGGGGCAGGAATTATCAAACGTCTTTTTCCGCCGGTGGTCACCGGTCCGGTGATTATGGTGATCGGGTTGTCTCTGGCTCCGATCGGGGTGGGTATGGCCTCGTCGGACTGGCTGCTTTCCGGGGTCGCGATCCTGACGATCATCGCGGTTTCGTGCTTTATGAAGGGGTTCTTTAAACTGGTTCCGATTCTGATCGGGATTTTTGTCGGCTATGCCCTGGCTGCGGCGCTGGGGCGGGTGGACTATTCGGCGCTCACGGAAGGTTCCGGTCTCTTTATCGGTGCCGAGAACTTCACGTTTCCGAAATTCAGCGCCGGGGCGATTGCAGCGATTATGCCGATTGCCATTGTGTCGGTGATGGAACACATCGGCGACATTACCACCAATGGTGCGGTGGTTGGTAAAAACTTTTTTGAAAAGCCCGGTCTGCATCGCACGCTGCTGGGCGACGGTCTGGCCACGATGGTCTCCGGGCTGTTCGGCGGTCCGCCGAATACGACCTATTCTGAAAATACCGGCGTGCTGGCCGTAACCAAAAACTATAATCCGTCGGTCATCCGCATTGCTGCGGGTGTAGCCATTCTGCTGGGTATTTTCAGCCCGGTCGGCGCGTTCCTGCGGACGATTCCGGTGGCGGTAATGGGCGGGGTGAGTTTTATTCTGTTCGGTATGATTGCTTCGGTCGGTATCCGCACCATCTCCAATGCCCAGCTCAACTTTAACCGCAGCCGCAATCTGATGATTGTGGCGTTGATTCTGGTTTGTGGTCTGGGCGGGGTGTCGTTCTCCATTGCGGGGGTGGAGCTGAAGGGCATCGGGCTGTCGGCACTTGTCGGCATGATTGCCAACCTGGTGCTGCACATCATTCTTCCGGACGATCCGGATAATGATTAA
- a CDS encoding glutamine--tRNA ligase/YqeY domain fusion protein — protein sequence MSDEIKTTNFIHDIIDADIAEGRHQTIVTRFPPEPNGYLHIGHAKAITLDFGTALKYGGRCHLRFDDTNPEAEDIEYVNAIQEDIKWLGFDWGEHLYWASNYFDRMYELAVALIKKGKAYVCHLSSEEFKDYRGAPTEPGKEPPGRKNSIEENLALFEKMKNGEFEDGACVLRARIDMTSPNLHLRDPAIYRIKRAHHHNTGDKWCIYPMYDFAHCIEDSIEGVTHSMCTMEFEVHRPLYDWILEELDVFRSHQFEFSKLNLTYVVLSKRRLLQLVNEGYVTGWDDPRMPTLCGMRRRGFTADAIKKLCEVVGCTKYEGITEIELFESIIRDDLNEHSLRAMAVVDPVKVIIENYPEELEENFELPNHPQQEELGTRTVPFSKELWIERTDYMDDAPNKFRGFTVGREVRLRGAYLATCNSVEKDADGNVTVLHCTYDPETKGGSAPDGRKVRSTIHWVSAKHAVDAEVRLYDRLYTVENPLGDKEKDFKDFINPDSLETITAKLEPILAQAAPGTRFQFERVGYFCADKDHTPESPVFNRTLTLRAPRKK from the coding sequence ATGAGCGACGAAATCAAAACCACAAACTTTATTCACGACATCATCGACGCCGATATCGCCGAGGGCAGACACCAGACCATCGTCACCCGTTTCCCTCCCGAGCCCAACGGCTACCTGCACATCGGCCACGCCAAAGCCATCACGCTCGATTTTGGCACCGCCTTGAAATACGGCGGCCGCTGCCACCTCCGCTTCGACGACACCAATCCCGAAGCCGAAGACATCGAATACGTTAATGCCATTCAGGAAGACATCAAATGGCTTGGCTTCGACTGGGGCGAGCACCTCTACTGGGCCTCCAACTATTTCGACCGCATGTACGAACTCGCCGTCGCCCTCATCAAAAAAGGCAAGGCCTACGTCTGCCACCTCTCCTCCGAAGAATTCAAAGACTACCGCGGTGCCCCCACCGAACCCGGCAAAGAACCGCCCGGCCGGAAAAATTCCATCGAGGAAAATCTCGCGCTTTTTGAAAAAATGAAAAACGGCGAATTCGAAGACGGCGCCTGCGTCCTGCGCGCCCGCATCGATATGACTTCGCCCAATCTTCACCTGCGCGATCCGGCCATCTACCGCATCAAACGCGCCCATCACCACAACACCGGCGACAAATGGTGCATCTATCCGATGTACGACTTCGCCCACTGCATCGAAGACTCCATCGAAGGCGTCACCCACTCCATGTGCACTATGGAATTCGAGGTGCACCGCCCGCTCTACGACTGGATCCTCGAAGAACTCGATGTCTTCCGCTCGCATCAGTTTGAATTTTCCAAACTCAACCTCACCTACGTCGTGCTCAGCAAGCGCCGCCTGCTCCAGCTCGTGAACGAAGGCTATGTCACCGGCTGGGACGATCCGCGCATGCCCACGCTCTGCGGCATGCGCCGCCGCGGTTTCACCGCCGATGCCATCAAAAAACTGTGCGAAGTCGTCGGCTGTACCAAATATGAAGGCATCACTGAAATCGAACTCTTCGAATCGATTATCCGCGATGATCTCAACGAGCATTCCCTGCGCGCTATGGCCGTCGTCGATCCGGTCAAAGTCATTATCGAAAACTATCCCGAAGAGCTCGAAGAGAATTTTGAACTGCCCAACCATCCGCAGCAGGAAGAACTCGGCACCCGTACAGTCCCCTTCTCCAAAGAACTATGGATTGAACGCACCGACTATATGGACGACGCTCCCAACAAATTCCGCGGCTTCACCGTCGGCCGCGAAGTCCGCCTGCGCGGAGCCTACCTCGCCACCTGTAATTCCGTCGAAAAAGATGCCGACGGCAACGTCACGGTCCTGCACTGCACCTACGATCCGGAAACCAAAGGCGGCTCCGCTCCGGACGGGCGCAAAGTGCGCTCCACCATTCATTGGGTTTCCGCAAAACATGCTGTCGATGCCGAAGTCCGGCTCTACGACCGCCTCTACACCGTCGAAAATCCGCTGGGCGACAAAGAGAAAGATTTCAAGGATTTCATTAATCCCGATTCGCTCGAAACCATCACCGCCAAACTGGAACCCATATTGGCGCAGGCCGCCCCCGGCACCCGCTTCCAGTTCGAACGGGTCGGCTATTTCTGCGCGGATAAAGATCACACCCCGGAAAGCCCGGTCTTCAACCGCACCCTCACCCTCCGCGCCCCGCGGAAAAAATAA
- a CDS encoding protein-tyrosine phosphatase family protein produces the protein MNPLRKVKLDLPGALYLHSMPGKKEPLAECFQALEKASVDYIVCLNPMEEIQAKSPDYAEAVKNNTLPCGFIHFPIGNGGVPEDTKAFLNLARETAEQLKNGSSFMIHCKGGVGRTGTLASCIVAALGQSLTLVTDAGGKAESEQQRKLIASL, from the coding sequence ATGAATCCGCTCCGCAAAGTAAAACTCGATCTGCCCGGCGCGCTCTATCTGCACAGCATGCCCGGAAAAAAGGAGCCGCTTGCCGAATGTTTCCAGGCCTTGGAAAAGGCTTCGGTTGATTACATCGTCTGCCTGAATCCCATGGAGGAAATTCAGGCAAAATCGCCCGACTATGCCGAAGCCGTCAAAAACAATACCCTGCCCTGCGGTTTCATCCATTTTCCCATCGGAAACGGCGGCGTACCGGAGGACACGAAAGCATTTTTAAACCTGGCCCGCGAAACGGCCGAACAGCTTAAAAACGGATCCAGCTTCATGATCCACTGCAAAGGCGGCGTCGGCCGCACCGGCACGCTGGCCAGCTGTATCGTCGCGGCCCTCGGCCAATCCCTCACGCTCGTCACCGATGCCGGCGGCAAAGCCGAATCCGAACAACAGCGCAAACTGATCGCCTCCCTGTAA
- a CDS encoding thioredoxin family protein, whose translation MIKCSTTAILLAAGIATSAAALEIGNEIVATHVKMQSIDDATLTLSELKGGKGTLVVFSSSRCPVVLSWQKTMVDIGNTYSKKGIGVIFINSNDPDAKGDTFENMKKMAREEGYQFPFLADSSSEVARSFGATKTPEVFLFDADDKLVYKGAVGEGGRSVGDEIWLKDALDALLAGEEIKKPVTKSIGCGIDFRP comes from the coding sequence ATGATTAAATGTTCAACGACTGCAATTCTGCTCGCTGCGGGCATCGCCACCTCCGCGGCGGCACTGGAAATCGGCAACGAAATTGTCGCCACGCATGTGAAAATGCAGAGTATCGACGACGCCACCCTCACCCTCTCCGAGCTGAAGGGCGGAAAAGGTACGCTCGTCGTGTTCTCCAGCAGTCGCTGTCCGGTAGTGCTCAGCTGGCAGAAAACCATGGTCGACATCGGCAACACCTATTCCAAAAAAGGCATCGGCGTTATTTTCATTAATTCCAATGATCCCGACGCAAAGGGCGATACCTTTGAAAATATGAAAAAAATGGCCCGGGAAGAAGGCTATCAATTCCCCTTCCTCGCCGACTCCTCTTCCGAAGTTGCCCGCAGTTTCGGCGCCACCAAAACCCCGGAAGTTTTCCTTTTTGATGCTGACGACAAACTCGTCTACAAAGGTGCCGTCGGGGAAGGCGGTCGTTCCGTGGGCGATGAAATCTGGCTCAAAGATGCACTCGATGCTCTGCTCGCCGGCGAAGAAATAAAAAAACCGGTCACCAAATCCATCGGTTGCGGCATCGATTTCCGCCCGTAA
- the xth gene encoding exodeoxyribonuclease III yields MKIATFNANSIRSRLPMLLQWLEDHQPDILGIQETKCQDEDFPLEAIRDAGFHVAFKGEKSYNGVALICKSEPQEVRFGFDDGGPADETRLIRAVVDGVSVVNTYVPQGRAIDHVMYKYKLGWYRRLKKMFEAEYSPDQPLAWIGDINIAVEPIDVNNPAGKKNDPCYHIDAHNAFLDVCSFGFTDLLRKHHPDEEIYSFFDYRVKNAVERNMGWRIDYVLTTASLTEKSLACDVDLEPRKMEKPSDHTFVVAEFEG; encoded by the coding sequence ATGAAAATTGCCACGTTTAACGCGAATTCCATCCGGTCCCGCCTTCCGATGCTGCTCCAATGGCTGGAAGACCATCAGCCGGATATTCTGGGGATTCAGGAAACCAAATGTCAGGATGAGGATTTTCCGCTGGAGGCGATTCGCGATGCCGGTTTCCATGTGGCGTTTAAAGGGGAGAAATCCTACAACGGCGTGGCGCTGATCTGCAAAAGCGAGCCGCAGGAGGTGCGGTTTGGTTTTGATGACGGCGGGCCGGCGGATGAGACGCGTCTGATTCGGGCGGTGGTGGACGGGGTTTCGGTGGTGAATACGTATGTGCCGCAGGGCCGGGCGATTGATCATGTGATGTATAAATATAAGCTGGGGTGGTACCGTCGGCTGAAAAAAATGTTCGAGGCGGAATATTCCCCCGATCAGCCGCTGGCGTGGATCGGCGATATCAATATTGCGGTGGAGCCGATTGATGTAAATAACCCGGCGGGCAAGAAAAATGATCCATGCTACCACATCGATGCGCACAATGCGTTTCTTGATGTCTGTTCGTTCGGGTTTACCGATCTGCTTCGGAAGCACCATCCGGATGAAGAGATTTATTCCTTCTTCGATTACCGCGTGAAAAATGCTGTAGAACGCAATATGGGCTGGCGTATCGACTATGTGCTGACCACCGCTTCGCTCACGGAAAAGAGCCTGGCGTGCGACGTGGATCTGGAACCGCGAAAAATGGAGAAACCTTCCGACCACACGTTTGTGGTTGCAGAATTTGAGGGGTGA
- a CDS encoding TlpA family protein disulfide reductase — MKRARLPLSVFGTAILALTLASCKAATPEVTRTSPAEIASEIRASKSLTMVHIWATWCAPCRDEFPELIQVMKAYPELDVLLVSGDDPNDLQAVTRFLIENDSPVGSRVSTQLNQDFIETFSPDWSGSLPATFFYFNGKLVQEWEGKRSFEIYQTTIETLINKERRSHD; from the coding sequence ATGAAGAGAGCACGGCTCCCATTATCTGTATTCGGCACAGCTATTCTGGCGCTTACACTGGCATCCTGCAAAGCAGCGACGCCCGAAGTAACACGCACCAGCCCCGCCGAAATTGCCTCGGAAATACGTGCTTCAAAATCGCTCACCATGGTTCACATCTGGGCCACCTGGTGCGCCCCCTGCCGAGACGAATTTCCGGAGTTGATACAGGTAATGAAGGCATATCCCGAACTGGATGTGCTGCTTGTGTCCGGCGACGATCCCAACGACCTGCAGGCCGTAACCCGTTTTCTCATTGAAAACGATTCGCCCGTCGGCAGCCGTGTTTCAACCCAGCTCAATCAGGATTTCATCGAAACCTTTTCGCCCGACTGGTCTGGCTCACTGCCTGCCACCTTTTTCTATTTCAACGGAAAACTTGTCCAGGAATGGGAAGGAAAACGATCCTTTGAAATATATCAAACAACCATCGAAACCTTGATCAATAAGGAAAGGAGATCACATGATTAA